A single window of Triplophysa rosa linkage group LG2, Trosa_1v2, whole genome shotgun sequence DNA harbors:
- the vamp8 gene encoding vesicle-associated membrane protein 8, giving the protein MGVVDPNSTEQIDVEAAQEVDRVKALQSQVDGVKDIMTQNVDRILARGERLDDLMGKSEDLQAGAQNFKHTSQKVARAYWWKNVKLIVLIVVIVLIIVLVIIFLATGVIPTSSSTKPTQKPPF; this is encoded by the exons ATGGGGGTGGTTGATCCGAATAGTACG GAACAGATAGATGTGGAAGCTGCCCAGGAGGTGGATCGAGTTAAAGCTTTACAGTCTCAAGTGGATGGGGTAAAGGATATTATGACCCAGAATGTGGATCGGATCCTGGCTCGTGGAGAAAGGCTTGATGATCTGATGGGGAAATCTGAGGACCTGCAGGCTGGG GCCCAAAACTTCAAACACACCTCACAGAAGGTTGCTCGTGCTTACTGGTGGAAGAATGTGAAATTGATTGTGCTTATTGTTGTGATAGTCCTCATCATTGTTCTGGTTATCATATTCCTTGCTACTGGTGTGATTCCAACCAGTTCATCAACCAAACCCACTCAAAAACCACCATTTTAA